The following are encoded in a window of Sulfitobacter sp. S190 genomic DNA:
- the flgA gene encoding flagellar basal body P-ring formation chaperone FlgA: MKNLFASLAWLACTIPALADTVVPSRTIRPNTLITEMDVKFAKGDLPNGFSRLSDVIGQEARVALYPGRPIYLDDIGPPALVDRNQLVLLRFTGQGLVISAEGRALERGAAGDMIRAMNLTSRATLFGQVQPDGSLIVRR; this comes from the coding sequence ATGAAAAATCTGTTTGCATCGCTGGCCTGGCTCGCGTGCACGATCCCTGCGCTTGCAGACACGGTCGTGCCGTCGCGTACCATCCGGCCCAATACCCTGATCACCGAAATGGACGTAAAATTTGCCAAGGGCGATTTGCCGAACGGCTTCTCACGGCTATCGGATGTGATTGGTCAAGAGGCCCGCGTGGCGCTTTACCCCGGACGTCCGATTTACCTCGACGATATCGGGCCTCCTGCACTGGTGGACCGCAATCAGCTCGTACTCTTGCGGTTTACAGGTCAGGGGCTGGTGATTAGCGCCGAGGGCCGCGCGCTCGAACGTGGTGCCGCGGGTGACATGATCCGCGCAATGAACCTGACATCCCGTGCGACCCTATTCGGTCAGGTTCAACCCGATGGCTCACTTATAGTAAGGAGATAG
- a CDS encoding flagellar basal body-associated FliL family protein codes for MKKILPVILLLLGSAAGVGAGIYLRPAAPEATAADVSGSEEKTHTGEDHATGDDHTADAPNDGAVEYVKLENQFVVPIVDSQRVNALVILSLSVEVPAGGKEIIYEKQPKLRDSFLQILFDHANVGGFDGSFTNAVTLGRLRTALKEIAQRDLGKEAVSDILIIEIARQDY; via the coding sequence ATGAAAAAAATCCTGCCGGTCATATTGCTCCTTCTCGGATCTGCAGCGGGCGTTGGTGCAGGTATCTACTTGCGCCCCGCTGCCCCTGAGGCCACCGCCGCTGACGTATCCGGTAGCGAGGAAAAAACCCATACTGGGGAAGATCACGCCACCGGTGATGATCATACGGCCGATGCGCCAAATGACGGGGCCGTCGAATATGTGAAGCTGGAAAACCAGTTTGTCGTTCCGATCGTCGACAGCCAGCGGGTAAACGCGCTGGTCATCCTTTCTTTGAGCGTTGAAGTTCCCGCGGGCGGCAAGGAAATCATCTACGAAAAGCAGCCCAAGCTTCGGGATTCCTTTCTGCAAATCCTATTCGACCACGCGAACGTCGGAGGCTTTGACGGATCCTTTACTAACGCGGTGACGCTTGGCCGCTTGCGCACAGCGCTGAAGGAAATCGCGCAACGTGATCTCGGAAAAGAAGCGGTTTCGGATATCCTGATCATCGAAATCGCGCGCCAGGATTACTGA
- a CDS encoding flagellar hook-basal body complex protein yields MDSAGYITLSRQSGLQREMQVVANNIANAATTGFRAEGMIFSEYVQSIEHDSSLSMGQGNVGKTSFEQGGLTKTNGTFDFAIEGDGYFMIQTPTGDRLTRAGSFTPNAEGELVTNDGFRVLDAGGAPVFVPTGAGPISVSNDGTLSVDGAPIGQLGIMRPLAPLDMVREDGVMFRADEGVEPALDARVMQGFVEASNVNPLLELARMIDVQRAYEMGQSFLEAEDGRMRAALKTLTQS; encoded by the coding sequence ATGGACAGCGCAGGCTATATCACGCTCAGCCGCCAATCCGGACTGCAACGCGAAATGCAGGTCGTTGCGAACAACATCGCCAATGCCGCGACCACCGGGTTTCGGGCCGAGGGTATGATCTTTTCCGAGTACGTGCAGAGCATCGAACACGACAGTTCGCTGTCGATGGGACAGGGCAATGTCGGCAAAACCTCATTTGAACAAGGAGGGCTGACCAAAACGAACGGCACGTTCGATTTTGCTATCGAGGGGGACGGGTACTTCATGATCCAGACGCCAACGGGCGACAGGTTGACCCGCGCCGGTAGTTTCACCCCAAATGCCGAAGGCGAACTGGTCACGAATGATGGTTTTCGTGTTCTCGACGCGGGCGGCGCACCTGTTTTTGTGCCCACCGGCGCGGGGCCGATTTCTGTGTCGAATGACGGTACGCTGAGCGTGGACGGTGCGCCCATTGGACAACTCGGCATCATGCGCCCCTTGGCCCCGCTCGACATGGTGCGTGAAGACGGAGTGATGTTTCGTGCCGATGAAGGTGTCGAACCCGCTTTGGATGCGCGTGTCATGCAGGGGTTTGTCGAAGCATCCAACGTCAATCCGCTGCTCGAACTGGCGCGGATGATCGACGTTCAGCGCGCCTATGAGATGGGCCAGAGCTTTCTCGAAGCCGAAGATGGTCGCATGCGTGCTGCCCTCAAGACCCTGACGCAATCCTAA
- the flgH gene encoding flagellar basal body L-ring protein FlgH, whose protein sequence is MLFALIALGACGRSDHLGKPPSFTPTAASPETTAMVDPGLPIAIIEERPVDRASLWSGTRASLLGDRRAVVRGDILTVVIEIDEEAEISNSTDRRRNGSESLNIPNLAGIPQRLDRELPEGATSADLVGLNSASSSGGDGSVTRSEKLTLRVAATVIDVLPNGVLAISGSQELRVNFELRELLVTGYVRPADISRQNEITYDKIASARVSYGGRGQITDVQQPRIGQQVLDAVLPF, encoded by the coding sequence ATGCTTTTCGCATTGATTGCGCTGGGCGCCTGCGGCAGATCCGATCATCTTGGCAAACCGCCGAGTTTCACCCCGACGGCCGCATCGCCGGAAACAACCGCAATGGTCGATCCCGGTCTCCCGATCGCCATTATCGAAGAACGCCCGGTTGACCGCGCGTCTTTGTGGTCGGGTACCCGCGCGTCTCTTCTGGGGGATCGCCGGGCCGTCGTTCGTGGCGACATTCTCACCGTCGTGATCGAAATCGATGAAGAGGCCGAGATTTCCAATTCCACCGATCGTCGCCGCAACGGGTCCGAGTCTCTGAATATCCCCAATCTGGCGGGCATTCCGCAAAGGCTTGACCGTGAACTCCCCGAAGGGGCGACGAGTGCCGATTTGGTCGGGCTGAATTCAGCAAGCTCGTCCGGCGGCGACGGATCTGTGACCCGCAGCGAAAAGCTGACCCTACGCGTGGCGGCGACAGTTATCGACGTCTTGCCAAACGGTGTCCTTGCGATTTCGGGAAGCCAGGAATTGAGGGTGAACTTCGAACTGCGGGAGCTGTTGGTGACCGGCTACGTCCGTCCGGCCGATATCTCGCGACAGAATGAAATCACCTATGACAAAATCGCGTCCGCGCGGGTTTCTTACGGGGGGCGCGGTCAAATTACCGACGTGCAACAGCCGCGTATCGGTCAACAGGTCCTCGATGCCGTGCTGCCATTCTAA
- a CDS encoding flagellar biosynthetic protein FliQ, translated as MLNEVLFYDTMRQGLWVAFMISLPILAVALITGVSIGLVQALTSVQEMTLTFVPKLGAIVVVFWISMGFMTQTLVSFFHTRIIPLITGG; from the coding sequence ATGCTCAATGAGGTGCTGTTCTACGACACGATGCGTCAAGGACTTTGGGTCGCTTTCATGATCTCGCTGCCGATTCTCGCGGTGGCGTTGATCACCGGCGTGTCAATCGGCCTCGTTCAGGCTCTGACATCGGTGCAGGAAATGACGCTGACCTTTGTACCGAAACTGGGCGCCATCGTCGTCGTTTTCTGGATCTCGATGGGCTTCATGACCCAGACGCTCGTTTCGTTCTTTCACACGCGGATCATTCCGCTGATCACAGGAGGATAG
- a CDS encoding flagellar biosynthesis protein FlhB, giving the protein MSGQDDDSEKSFEATAHKLQEARKKGEIALSNDLLSAAAYLGLLVALVAAGSFSVDRVTSTMIVLLDQSSRLSELFFAGGAAAPVGGLLQRIGGGLLPVFALPAIGVILALIAQKAPVFAPTKLAPKLSRISIISNAKNKFGRSGLFEFFKSFVKLCIFSTSLTIFLKVWMPDMISALQTGPQIVIGLLAKLFIGFLLVVVLVSAAIGSIDAIWQHAEHMRKNRMSRKEITDETKNSEGDPHLKQERRQRALSASQNQMMKDVPSADVIIVNPTHYAVALKWSRAPGEAPVCVAKGVDEIAATIRRVAQDANVPIHSDPPTARALHATIEIGQEIEHGHFAAVAAAIRFAEAMRHKAKGRV; this is encoded by the coding sequence ATGAGCGGGCAGGATGACGACAGCGAAAAGAGTTTCGAGGCCACGGCTCACAAACTGCAAGAAGCACGCAAGAAGGGTGAAATTGCCCTTTCAAACGATCTGTTATCGGCTGCTGCATATCTCGGACTGCTGGTTGCCCTTGTGGCCGCTGGCAGCTTTAGCGTGGACCGCGTGACAAGCACGATGATCGTCTTGCTCGATCAGTCATCGCGGCTTTCCGAGCTGTTCTTCGCAGGAGGAGCGGCAGCGCCGGTTGGCGGCTTGTTGCAGCGTATCGGTGGTGGGCTTCTGCCCGTTTTTGCGTTGCCCGCTATCGGCGTGATCCTCGCGCTCATTGCACAGAAAGCGCCGGTGTTTGCCCCGACAAAGCTGGCGCCGAAACTGTCCCGGATTTCTATCATCTCGAACGCCAAGAACAAGTTCGGGCGCAGCGGCCTGTTCGAATTTTTCAAAAGCTTTGTGAAACTTTGCATCTTCTCGACCAGCCTGACGATATTCCTGAAGGTCTGGATGCCCGATATGATTTCGGCGCTGCAAACGGGCCCGCAGATCGTCATCGGGCTGCTGGCGAAACTATTCATCGGTTTTTTGCTGGTGGTGGTTCTGGTGTCCGCGGCGATCGGATCGATCGACGCGATCTGGCAACATGCAGAGCACATGCGCAAGAACAGGATGAGCCGCAAGGAAATCACTGACGAGACGAAAAACAGCGAAGGTGATCCACATCTGAAACAGGAGCGCCGGCAGAGGGCACTGTCGGCCAGCCAAAACCAGATGATGAAAGATGTGCCAAGTGCCGACGTGATTATCGTGAACCCCACGCATTATGCCGTTGCCCTGAAATGGAGCCGCGCCCCCGGCGAGGCCCCTGTCTGCGTCGCCAAAGGTGTCGATGAAATCGCGGCAACAATCCGCCGCGTTGCACAGGATGCAAATGTGCCGATCCACAGCGATCCACCAACGGCACGCGCGTTGCATGCGACAATCGAGATCGGACAAGAGATCGAGCACGGGCATTTTGCGGCGGTCGCAGCGGCGATCCGCTTTGCCGAAGCGATGCGTCACAAAGCGAAGGGGCGGGTATGA
- the flgG gene encoding flagellar basal-body rod protein FlgG, whose translation MRALKIAATGMSAQQTRVETISNNLANMSTTGYNARRAEFADLHYQQVARAGAVNASDGTVLPTGVQLGLGVRPAAVSLTLEQGSLSATQGDLDVAIDGLGYLEVSLPSGQTAYTRDGGLKRTGDGLIVTSDGFPVAPEIVIPSDARSISINAEGEVYAYFNEATEAQLLGQFTLSGFTNSKGLEAVGSNLFLETEASGPALVSTPGEDGLGTLRQGYLEDSSVDAVREITELIEAQRGYEMNAKVISAVDQMMSATTQVR comes from the coding sequence ATGCGTGCCCTTAAAATCGCTGCCACCGGGATGAGCGCCCAGCAAACCCGTGTAGAGACCATTTCCAACAACCTCGCGAACATGAGCACGACCGGATACAACGCCCGGCGTGCCGAATTCGCGGATCTGCATTATCAGCAGGTGGCCCGCGCCGGCGCGGTCAATGCCTCTGACGGCACCGTGCTTCCCACAGGTGTCCAGCTGGGGCTTGGCGTACGGCCTGCAGCCGTCAGCCTCACGCTTGAACAGGGCTCCTTATCCGCGACCCAGGGCGATCTCGACGTCGCGATCGATGGCCTTGGGTATCTCGAGGTCTCATTGCCATCCGGGCAAACCGCCTATACGCGTGACGGAGGGCTGAAACGGACCGGCGACGGATTGATTGTGACATCCGACGGCTTTCCGGTCGCGCCCGAGATTGTCATTCCGTCTGACGCCCGCAGTATCTCCATCAATGCGGAGGGCGAAGTCTACGCCTATTTCAACGAGGCGACCGAAGCGCAACTGCTGGGCCAATTCACGCTATCGGGATTCACCAATTCCAAGGGCCTCGAAGCCGTTGGCAGCAACCTTTTCCTGGAAACCGAAGCCTCCGGTCCCGCTTTGGTTTCCACCCCCGGAGAAGACGGCCTGGGCACGCTGCGACAGGGTTATCTTGAGGACAGCTCTGTCGACGCCGTTCGCGAGATCACCGAGCTGATCGAGGCGCAGAGGGGCTACGAAATGAATGCCAAGGTCATCTCGGCCGTGGACCAGATGATGAGCGCAACAACACAGGTAAGATAA
- a CDS encoding flagellar biosynthetic protein FliR: MNESLAALLEVAQTYLGNGFIVFLRVAAFAALLPGFGEQTVPVRVKLGVALAFTLVIAPAIPADVIAGSGYSILWLIVSEGLVGAMLGVGLRLFVLALQTAGSIAAQSTSLAQLLGNQSAEPVPAMGHILVVGGLALAMLSGLHVKAAQFIILSYDMLPVGMVPLATDLSGWGTARVSHAFALAFTLAAPFVVLSVLYNLGLGVINRAMPQLMVAFVGAPVITAGGLIILALATPLLLSTWLAAVDVFLLNPFETR; this comes from the coding sequence ATGAACGAAAGCCTCGCCGCGCTCCTTGAAGTTGCGCAAACCTATCTGGGCAACGGTTTCATCGTTTTCCTGCGCGTCGCAGCTTTCGCCGCTTTGCTGCCCGGATTCGGTGAGCAGACAGTGCCCGTACGGGTAAAACTCGGGGTCGCGCTGGCGTTCACCCTTGTTATTGCGCCGGCCATTCCGGCGGACGTAATCGCAGGTTCGGGGTACTCCATTTTGTGGCTGATCGTGTCCGAGGGATTGGTTGGTGCCATGCTCGGCGTCGGCTTGCGATTGTTCGTGCTTGCTCTGCAAACGGCCGGATCGATTGCCGCACAGTCCACATCCCTCGCTCAACTCTTGGGCAACCAAAGCGCGGAGCCGGTGCCTGCGATGGGTCATATTCTCGTGGTCGGGGGATTGGCCCTTGCGATGCTTAGCGGTTTGCACGTCAAAGCCGCTCAATTCATCATTCTTTCCTACGACATGTTGCCGGTGGGCATGGTCCCGCTTGCTACGGATCTTTCCGGTTGGGGGACCGCGCGGGTCAGTCACGCCTTTGCTCTGGCCTTCACGCTGGCTGCACCTTTTGTGGTTCTTTCGGTGCTCTATAACCTCGGGCTTGGCGTCATCAACAGGGCGATGCCGCAACTGATGGTCGCTTTCGTCGGTGCACCGGTGATTACCGCGGGCGGGCTGATCATTCTTGCTCTCGCAACGCCGCTTCTCTTGTCGACCTGGCTCGCGGCGGTGGACGTGTTTCTCCTCAACCCGTTCGAGACGCGCTGA